The segment AGGCCCTCCGGTCCTCGTCCGCGACCGGCACGGTGCGGGCGGGCTTGCCGGCCTCCAGCGCGGCCTGCGCGGCCTTCAGCAGCTTTTCCTGCGCCACCGCCTCCTTGTCGCCGCCCTTCAGCTTGCGCTGGATGTTGGCCAGCCGCCGCTCGATGGATTCCAGATCGGCGATCATCAACTCGGTTTCGATGGTCTCGGCATCGGCGATGGGATCGACGCGGCCCTCGACATGGGTCACGTCGCCATCCTCGAAGCAGCGCAGGACATGGGCGATGGCGTCGACCTCGCGGATATTGGCCAGGAACTGGTTGCCAAGCCCCTCGCCCTTGCTGGCGCCCTTCACCAGCCCGGCGATGTCGACGAAGGTGATGCGGGTCGGGATGATCTGCTTGCTGCCGGCGATCCCGGCCAGCGCGTCCAGCCGCGGATCGGGCACCGCGACCTCGCCCACGTTCGGCTCGATGGTGCAGAAGGGGAAGTTCGCGGCCTGCGCGGCGGCGGTTTTCGTCAGCGCGTTGAACAGCGTCGATTTGCCCACGTTCGGCAGGCCGACGATCCCCATGCGAAAGCCCATGATGCATCCCTTTCCCCGGATTTCCGCGCTTATTATGGGGCGGCGTCGCCCGAGTCCAGTGGCGGGCCGTTGATCTTGCCCCGGGCGCGGGCTAGGGCTTGGCGGAACAAGAGGGAACGGGCGCATGAGCAGAATCGACGACACTTTCGCGCGGCTGGCCGAAACCGGCGACAAGGCCTTCGTCGCCTACATGATGGGCTGCGACCCGGATTTCGACACCTCGCTGCAGATCATGCGCGGCCTGCCCGGCGCCGGCGTGGATATCATCGAGCTAGGCATGCCCTTCACCGACCCGATGGCGGACGGCGCCACCATTCAGGCGGCCGGCCAGCGGGCGCTGGCGGCCGGCGGCAGCGTGACCCGGGTGCTGGACATGGTGCGCGCCTTTCGCGAAACCGACAGCGCCACCCCCATCGTGCTGATGGGCTATTACAACCCGATCTATGCCCGCCAGGGTGGCGTCGCCCGCTTCCTGTCCGAGGCCGCCGCGGCCGGCGTGGACGGGCTGATCGTCGTCGACCTGCCGCCCGAGGAGGATGCCGAGCTGTGCCTGCCGGCACGCGAGGCCGGGCTGAACTTCATCCGCCTGGCGACGCCGACCACCGACGACCGCCGCCTGCCGGCGGTGGTGAAGAACACCTCGGGCTTCGTCTATTACGTCTCGGTCACCGGCATCACCGGCGGCCCGGCCGCCAATGCCGCCGAGGTCGCGCCCGAGGTCGCGCGCATCCGCGCCGGCGCCGAACTGCCGGTGGTGGTCGGCTTCGGTATCTCGACCCCCGAGGCGGCGCAGGCGGTGGCGAGCGTGGCCGATGGCTGCGTCGTCGGCAGCGCCATCGTCAAGCTGATCGGCGAGGGCCGGCCGGTGCCCGAGATCCTGGGCTTCGTCGCGGATCTGGCGGGCGGCGCGCACAGCGCCTGAACCGATCCTCTGCCCGGCGCGTTCGACGATGCAGAACGCCGTGTTCCCGCCCTTGCCGGTTGGGAAAACGCGGCGCGGCGCTATCTTGAACGCATCGCAAGACGGAGGATTTCATGCCCACCCTGTTCTACCATGCCGGCGCCTGCTCGCTCGCGCCCCATATCGTGCTGGAATGGACCGGTACGCCCTATCAGGCGGTGGCGGTCGAATTCGGCTCGGCCGAACTGCGGGCGGTGAACCCGGCCGGCGCCGTGCCGGTGCTGCGCGAGGATGACGGCTGGACCCTGACCCAGGCGGGCGCGATCCTGCACCATCTGGCCTGCAAGCACCCCGAGGCCGATCTGGCCGGCGGCGACGGCCTGCGGGCGCAGGCGGAACTGGACCGCTGGTCGAGCTTTTTCACCGGCGACCTGCATCCGGCCTTCTTCCCGCTGTTCACGCCGCAGCGCTATACCACCAGCCGCGAGCAGGCCGACCGCGAGGCGGTGCAGGAGGCCGCGCGCAAACTGGTCCGCCAGCGGCTGGCGCTGCTGGACGCGCATCTGGAGGGGCGCGACTGGATTCTCGGCCGCCGCTCGGTGATCGACGCCTATGCCTTTCCGATGCTGCGTTGGGCGGCGAAGCTGCTGCCCGAAGGCACCCAGGGCTGGGCCCATGTGCAGGCCCTGCATGACCGCATCGCGGCCGATCCGGCCGTTCAGACCGTCCTTGCCCGCGAAGAGGGCACCTGAGGAGAAAAACCATGCCCACCGGCATCCATCACGTCACCGGCATCACCCGCCGGGTGCAGGCCAATGTCGATTTCTACGCCGGCTTCCTGGGCCTGCGCCTGGTCAAGCGCACCGGCGGTTTCGAGGATGCCGAGCAATTGCACCTGTTCTATGGCGACACGCTCGGCACGCCCGGTTCGCTCGTCACCTTCCTGGTGTGGGAGGACGGGGCGCCGGGCCGGGTCGGCCATGGCCAGGTGGCGGAAATCGCGCTGGCCGTGCCGCCCGCCAGCATCGGCGACTGGCTGACCCGCGCCATGACCGCCCGCGTGCCGGTCGAGGGACCGCTGCGCGAGAGGGGCGAGACGGTGCTGCGGCTGAAGGATCCCGACGGCGTGATCGTCAAGCTGGTGGGGGTGGACTTGCCGGCCGCCGCGCCGCTGCCCGATCCGATCGCGCCGACGCGGCTGCGCGGCGTCACCATCCTGACCGAGCAGCCGCAGGCAACGCGCGATTTCATCGCCCGCTTCGGCTATCGCCCCGGCACGGCCGAGGGCGCGGTGCAGCGCATGGAATCCGACACGGATACCGTCGACATCCGCGACGCCAGCGGCTTCTTTCCGGGCATTCCCGGCACCGGCATCCTGGATCACGTCGCCTTCCGGGCGCCGGACGAAGATGCGGTGCGCCGGATGCGGCTGGCGCTGAAGGACACCGACGCGACCAGCGTGCATGACCGGAAATACTTCCTGTCGCTCTATGTGCGCGAGCCGGCGGGAACGCTGCTGGAATATGCCACCGACGCCCCCGGCTTCACCCTGGACGAGGCGCCGGAGAACCTGGGCGAGACGCTGTTCGTCCCGCCCCATGACGCGGCCCGCGCCGAGGACCTGCGCGTGATCCTGCCGCAATTCGCCCTGCCGGGCGAGGAAAGGCACCCGATGCGCGATCTGCATTTCATCCACCGCTTCCACCGCCCCGAAAACCCGGACGGCAGCACCATCGTCCTGCTGCACGGCACCGGCGGCAACGAATCCGACCTGATGCCGCTGGCGCATCGGATCGCGCCACGCGCCACGCTGCTGGGCGTCCGCGGCCGCTCGACCGAGGAGGGCATCAAC is part of the Paracoccus sp. TOH genome and harbors:
- a CDS encoding glutathione S-transferase N-terminal domain-containing protein → MPTLFYHAGACSLAPHIVLEWTGTPYQAVAVEFGSAELRAVNPAGAVPVLREDDGWTLTQAGAILHHLACKHPEADLAGGDGLRAQAELDRWSSFFTGDLHPAFFPLFTPQRYTTSREQADREAVQEAARKLVRQRLALLDAHLEGRDWILGRRSVIDAYAFPMLRWAAKLLPEGTQGWAHVQALHDRIAADPAVQTVLAREEGT
- a CDS encoding VOC family protein is translated as MPTGIHHVTGITRRVQANVDFYAGFLGLRLVKRTGGFEDAEQLHLFYGDTLGTPGSLVTFLVWEDGAPGRVGHGQVAEIALAVPPASIGDWLTRAMTARVPVEGPLRERGETVLRLKDPDGVIVKLVGVDLPAAAPLPDPIAPTRLRGVTILTEQPQATRDFIARFGYRPGTAEGAVQRMESDTDTVDIRDASGFFPGIPGTGILDHVAFRAPDEDAVRRMRLALKDTDATSVHDRKYFLSLYVREPAGTLLEYATDAPGFTLDEAPENLGETLFVPPHDAARAEDLRVILPQFALPGEERHPMRDLHFIHRFHRPENPDGSTIVLLHGTGGNESDLMPLAHRIAPRATLLGVRGRSTEEGINRWFRRYDAVTYDQADIRAEAGAFAGFIDEAVRAYGLAPKALTYLGYSNGANLLGAVLQLHPGLIGHAVLLRAMQVLEEPPALQAPALAGSRVLMLTGARDPFARMAPALERALQNGGAALQARTVEAGHELLPEDVTLAAGWLGRD
- the trpA gene encoding tryptophan synthase subunit alpha, whose product is MSRIDDTFARLAETGDKAFVAYMMGCDPDFDTSLQIMRGLPGAGVDIIELGMPFTDPMADGATIQAAGQRALAAGGSVTRVLDMVRAFRETDSATPIVLMGYYNPIYARQGGVARFLSEAAAAGVDGLIVVDLPPEEDAELCLPAREAGLNFIRLATPTTDDRRLPAVVKNTSGFVYYVSVTGITGGPAANAAEVAPEVARIRAGAELPVVVGFGISTPEAAQAVASVADGCVVGSAIVKLIGEGRPVPEILGFVADLAGGAHSA
- the ychF gene encoding redox-regulated ATPase YchF, with protein sequence MGFRMGIVGLPNVGKSTLFNALTKTAAAQAANFPFCTIEPNVGEVAVPDPRLDALAGIAGSKQIIPTRITFVDIAGLVKGASKGEGLGNQFLANIREVDAIAHVLRCFEDGDVTHVEGRVDPIADAETIETELMIADLESIERRLANIQRKLKGGDKEAVAQEKLLKAAQAALEAGKPARTVPVADEDRRAWDMLQLLTAKPVLFVCNVEEDKAAAGNSQSERVAQMAAAQGAGQVVISAKIEEEISQLPPDEAGMFLEEMGLHEAGLDRLIREGYKLLGLETYFTVGPKEARAWTIHKGTLAPQAAGVIHGDFERGFIRAETIAYDDYVAFKGEAGAREAGKFRVEGKSYEVKDGDVLHFLFNA